Proteins from a genomic interval of Paenibacillus sp. RC334:
- a CDS encoding aminopeptidase, which produces MSQQRVEISKNVLQKCLGLTAGETLLVVTDDDKKELGESIYEAGKALGAEAAILTMKVRSKSGEEPPAPVAEAMLRSNVVVCVTRYSLTHTHARKQAAAAGARLATMPGMTDDMFMNGAIAADYPKVKALTEEVTALLTAAKQVRIEKDGYSLCFTIEGRNGVPSTGMYLNPGESGNLPSGEAYIAPLEGTAQGQIVVDGSVAGIGALKEPLLLTVENGRLTAAEGEAGQSLLEMLGEGDGRMLAEFGIGTNDKARITGVVLEDEKVYGTIHVAFGSNNTFGGTIAAGVHIDGVVQRPDVYLDDRLIMKAGQLLER; this is translated from the coding sequence ATGAGCCAACAACGTGTTGAAATTAGTAAAAATGTATTGCAAAAATGTTTGGGACTTACCGCTGGAGAGACGCTTCTAGTGGTAACGGACGATGATAAAAAGGAATTGGGCGAGTCCATTTATGAAGCTGGCAAGGCGCTGGGCGCAGAAGCTGCTATTTTGACGATGAAGGTACGCTCCAAATCAGGGGAAGAGCCTCCGGCACCTGTGGCCGAAGCCATGCTTCGCTCCAATGTTGTCGTATGTGTCACCCGGTATTCGCTGACCCATACCCATGCCCGCAAGCAAGCAGCAGCCGCTGGAGCGCGTCTAGCGACGATGCCTGGTATGACGGACGACATGTTCATGAACGGGGCGATTGCTGCTGATTATCCGAAGGTCAAGGCGCTGACCGAAGAGGTGACCGCATTATTGACAGCTGCCAAGCAGGTGCGGATCGAGAAGGATGGGTACAGCCTGTGCTTTACCATTGAGGGTCGCAACGGCGTGCCCAGCACGGGCATGTATCTGAACCCTGGCGAATCCGGCAACCTTCCTTCCGGTGAAGCGTATATTGCTCCGCTGGAGGGGACGGCGCAAGGCCAGATTGTGGTGGACGGTTCTGTTGCAGGAATCGGTGCCTTGAAGGAGCCGCTGTTGCTGACGGTCGAAAACGGCAGGTTGACAGCCGCAGAAGGGGAAGCAGGGCAGTCCCTGCTGGAAATGCTGGGTGAAGGTGACGGCAGAATGCTGGCAGAGTTCGGTATCGGTACGAATGATAAAGCACGTATTACAGGTGTCGTACTGGAAGATGAGAAGGTGTACGGCACGATTCATGTGGCTTTTGGCAGCAATAATACTTTTGGTGGGACCATCGCTGCGGGTGTACATATTGACGGTGTCGTTCAGCGACCGGATGTGTATCTGGATGACCGCCTGATTATGAAAGCTGGGCAACTGCTGGAGCGCTAG
- a CDS encoding aspartate/glutamate racemase family protein — translation MLGIIRVLTMQDEVAIGLHGRVIEQRYGLPVTSVCIPDQPQGIYDDATDRESVPKIVVAAQQLVEQGCTSIGISCAADPALEETRHAVNVPVYGAGSCAAHLALTAASRVGVLTILEEAPPLIRRILGESYIGTERPEGVRTTLDLNTQQGKEAAMAAALRLQEKGAEAIVLACTGFVTMNFAPELERRLGIRAIDPIVALGAAASVHWQRENDEVQAG, via the coding sequence ATGCTCGGAATTATCAGAGTGCTTACCATGCAAGACGAAGTCGCTATTGGCCTTCACGGCCGAGTTATCGAGCAGCGCTACGGACTGCCTGTCACCAGTGTGTGTATCCCTGACCAGCCGCAGGGAATCTACGACGATGCAACGGATCGGGAATCAGTGCCTAAAATTGTGGTCGCAGCACAACAGCTCGTCGAGCAGGGCTGCACGTCTATTGGCATTAGCTGCGCGGCTGATCCGGCGTTGGAGGAAACCCGCCATGCGGTGAATGTACCTGTATACGGCGCAGGCTCCTGTGCGGCGCATCTGGCATTGACAGCGGCCAGTCGTGTCGGTGTGTTGACCATTTTGGAGGAGGCACCCCCGCTGATCCGCCGTATCCTGGGTGAGTCTTACATCGGCACAGAGCGCCCTGAGGGTGTACGTACGACGCTGGACCTGAACACTCAGCAAGGCAAGGAAGCGGCCATGGCAGCGGCGCTGCGGCTTCAGGAGAAGGGAGCAGAGGCTATCGTGCTGGCCTGTACGGGTTTTGTGACGATGAACTTCGCACCGGAGCTGGAGCGCAGGCTGGGCATCCGTGCCATTGATCCGATTGTGGCGCTCGGCGCAGCCGCATCGGTGCACTGGCAGCGGGAGAATGATGAAGTCCAGGCAGGATAA
- a CDS encoding PucR family transcriptional regulator, with protein MKIPGVTVQELMTMPVLKEAKVLSGEQGLNRFVRFIDIMEVPDLKGWIREGVLLMTTAYSIRHEPEVLCQIIQLLHQGGAAALAIKPTRFLKEIPRSALEESNACGLPVIEIPADIPYTDITQRVMDMVLNRQAELLRRSEEIYRTLTTMVLENSGIQAVSDNIAELLKAPVALIDNGGRAIVTSPQEWNWMEAQDSRHFPINVDKRTVAKLVIARNELDDMEQVGIEQARLVMALELMREKAVEDTESRLRGNFIDELMTPPVPLRHEVERRGRQLGFNPAYDWEVAVLESATAPPEEILSGLLSQESIRRRVVSHIEFRSNRAILFLPTLHPNDHHDGAGADQGLTWAETLKSWNSEKALGTGDYYIGIGSTKKLWELMQSYNEARRAITVSQRLYPDRRVCKFRDIEMHYMLGEAMNKEEFGDLFERKLGKLQQYDRSHGSDLLKTLFYYLENRGSLMDTANYLFIHRNSVKYRLERIRDIADFDLNDPREQFICHTCLIHYYLREHK; from the coding sequence ATGAAAATACCGGGTGTAACCGTTCAGGAGCTTATGACAATGCCCGTATTGAAGGAGGCGAAGGTACTAAGCGGAGAGCAGGGATTAAATCGGTTTGTCCGTTTTATTGATATTATGGAGGTCCCTGACTTGAAGGGCTGGATCAGGGAAGGCGTACTATTGATGACAACCGCTTATTCCATCCGTCATGAGCCTGAGGTATTGTGTCAAATTATTCAATTATTGCACCAGGGCGGGGCCGCAGCACTTGCGATCAAGCCGACCCGCTTTCTCAAGGAAATTCCCCGCAGTGCGCTGGAGGAAAGCAATGCGTGCGGCCTGCCCGTGATTGAGATTCCGGCCGATATTCCATATACGGATATTACACAGCGAGTCATGGATATGGTGTTGAATCGGCAGGCAGAGCTGCTGCGACGCTCGGAAGAAATATATCGGACCTTAACAACGATGGTGCTGGAGAACAGCGGTATACAGGCTGTAAGCGATAATATAGCAGAGCTGCTTAAAGCCCCGGTTGCTTTGATTGATAATGGAGGCCGAGCCATCGTCACTTCACCACAGGAATGGAATTGGATGGAGGCGCAGGATTCCCGTCATTTTCCAATTAATGTCGATAAACGCACGGTTGCCAAGCTGGTCATTGCCCGCAATGAGCTGGATGATATGGAGCAGGTGGGCATTGAGCAGGCACGTCTGGTCATGGCACTGGAATTAATGCGTGAAAAGGCAGTAGAAGATACAGAAAGCCGACTACGGGGTAACTTTATCGACGAGTTGATGACCCCTCCGGTACCTTTGCGACATGAGGTTGAGCGGAGAGGGCGTCAACTGGGATTTAACCCGGCATATGATTGGGAGGTTGCTGTACTGGAAAGTGCTACCGCTCCGCCAGAAGAGATTCTGTCCGGATTGCTGAGTCAGGAATCCATCCGGCGGCGTGTGGTATCCCATATTGAGTTCCGTTCCAATCGGGCGATACTATTTTTACCTACTCTTCATCCGAATGACCACCATGACGGGGCTGGCGCTGATCAGGGACTAACCTGGGCTGAAACGCTAAAGAGCTGGAACAGTGAAAAAGCATTGGGAACGGGCGATTATTATATAGGCATTGGAAGTACCAAAAAGCTGTGGGAGCTGATGCAAAGCTATAATGAGGCACGACGTGCCATCACTGTCTCCCAGCGGCTGTACCCCGATAGACGTGTATGTAAATTCAGAGATATCGAAATGCACTATATGCTTGGGGAAGCAATGAACAAAGAGGAATTTGGCGATTTGTTTGAACGTAAGCTGGGCAAACTCCAGCAGTATGATCGGTCTCATGGCAGCGATTTGCTTAAAACGTTATTTTATTATTTGGAAAATCGGGGCAGTCTGATGGATACAGCGAATTATCTTTTTATACATCGTAATTCGGTCAAATACAGACTGGAACGGATTCGTGACATTGCGGATTTTGATCTCAACGATCCACGCGAGCAGTTCATATGCCATACCTGTCTGATCCATTATTATTTGCGGGAACATAAGTAG
- a CDS encoding response regulator transcription factor produces MDKKILVADDEPSIRNALAYALKREGFLVETAVDGEDALEKVRLFHPDVLVLDVMMPKLGGYEVCRRLESRKGIGILLLTAKNDIVDKVLGLELGADDFMSKPFDLRELLARIKALVRRLEREGAPAPEGSETILGPLRVRPSSRTAELEETVLELTPKEFDVLALLVSHAGRVYTRDELLEQIWGFDYAGGTRTVDIHIQRLRKKLEPHQSLLQTVYGIGYKAEKIL; encoded by the coding sequence ATGGATAAAAAAATATTAGTAGCGGACGATGAACCCAGCATTCGCAATGCGCTAGCCTATGCGTTGAAAAGAGAAGGTTTTTTGGTAGAAACCGCTGTTGACGGGGAGGACGCATTGGAAAAAGTCCGTTTGTTTCACCCCGATGTGCTGGTGCTCGATGTGATGATGCCCAAACTGGGCGGATATGAGGTGTGCCGCCGTTTGGAAAGTCGGAAGGGCATCGGTATTCTGCTGCTGACTGCCAAAAACGATATCGTGGATAAGGTGCTCGGGCTGGAGCTGGGCGCGGACGATTTTATGAGCAAGCCCTTTGATCTGCGAGAGCTGCTCGCCCGCATCAAGGCGCTGGTACGGAGGCTGGAGCGGGAAGGAGCGCCCGCGCCGGAAGGATCAGAAACGATACTTGGCCCGTTACGAGTGCGTCCGTCCAGCAGGACGGCTGAACTGGAGGAAACAGTGCTGGAGCTGACACCCAAGGAGTTTGATGTGCTGGCGCTTCTGGTGTCACACGCTGGGCGGGTATACACGCGGGACGAGCTGCTGGAGCAGATATGGGGCTTCGATTATGCAGGTGGAACACGGACGGTGGATATTCACATCCAGCGCTTGCGCAAGAAGCTTGAGCCGCATCAGTCGCTATTGCAGACGGTGTATGGAATAGGCTATAAGGCAGAAAAGATACTGTGA
- a CDS encoding aromatic ring-hydroxylating dioxygenase subunit alpha — protein MNSHPGFREVRESDQQVFPVGWSKELRDKPLKKRLLGKDIVLYRDNHRQVRAIHAYCPHRGADLSLGFCQNGQITCPYHAWSFDENGQCVDIPAHPGRAIPDFAHTYAYPAIEKVGLLWVYPQAVGPVSGPGTESWASTLTPPPLELFPELEDPNLMMSPYDSVWKAHLTRVVESVLDVAHLPIVHNKTIGKKSSTDIHIQFEADHDHIRVKNGSGLLQYTFPQQWILTPAEEGRSKFINFVTFTPIEQEVTAIYGLAGRNFAKFVPGMSRIFSRYSNRVLEEDRTVVESQHPRPIPEALRMEAHVPADGPQVRFRNRWYDFLVNDEPRVRLDQESTW, from the coding sequence ATGAACAGCCATCCTGGCTTTCGTGAAGTACGAGAAAGTGACCAGCAGGTATTCCCCGTCGGCTGGTCCAAGGAACTGCGGGATAAGCCGCTTAAAAAGCGGCTGCTCGGCAAGGATATCGTATTGTACCGTGACAACCATCGGCAGGTACGTGCCATACATGCGTATTGTCCGCATCGGGGAGCCGATTTGTCGCTGGGCTTTTGTCAAAACGGGCAAATCACATGTCCTTATCATGCATGGTCCTTCGATGAGAATGGGCAGTGCGTGGATATCCCGGCTCATCCGGGGCGTGCCATTCCCGATTTTGCTCATACCTACGCCTATCCTGCGATTGAAAAAGTCGGGCTGTTGTGGGTCTATCCTCAGGCTGTTGGCCCAGTATCCGGGCCGGGTACAGAGAGTTGGGCATCCACTTTGACACCTCCCCCGCTGGAGCTTTTTCCCGAGCTGGAGGACCCGAATCTTATGATGTCACCCTACGATTCTGTATGGAAGGCGCATCTGACAAGAGTTGTGGAAAGCGTGCTGGATGTCGCCCACCTGCCGATTGTACACAACAAAACCATTGGTAAAAAATCGTCTACCGACATCCATATCCAGTTCGAAGCAGATCACGATCATATTCGGGTGAAAAACGGAAGCGGGCTACTGCAATACACCTTTCCGCAGCAATGGATTCTGACTCCGGCTGAGGAGGGACGCAGCAAGTTTATTAATTTCGTCACCTTCACCCCAATTGAGCAGGAAGTGACCGCCATCTACGGGCTGGCTGGGCGTAATTTTGCCAAATTTGTACCGGGTATGAGCCGGATTTTTTCCAGATATAGCAACAGAGTGCTGGAAGAGGATCGAACCGTGGTGGAAAGCCAGCATCCGCGTCCTATCCCTGAGGCGCTGCGCATGGAGGCGCACGTACCCGCAGACGGGCCTCAGGTTCGTTTTCGCAACCGCTGGTACGACTTTCTCGTTAACGATGAACCTCGTGTCCGCCTGGACCAAGAATCAACGTGGTGA
- the yhbH gene encoding sporulation protein YhbH: MPEPRQPYSFVVSREDWSLHRKGYQDQQRHQQKVKDVIKQNLPDLITEENIIMSDGKQIIKVPIRSLDEYRFIYNYQKQKHVGQGDGDSQVGDVIGRDPASQKPGKGEKAGDQPGHDIMETEVSMEELEDMLFEDMELPHLQQKDKEQIEVESIVFNDIRKKGMQANIDKKRTILENLRRNAREGNPGIHHISPDDLRYKTWEEKTIPQSNAVIIAMMDTSGSMGSFEKYCARSFFFWMTRFLRRQYEKVEIVFLAHHTEAKEVTEEEFFTRGESGGTICSSAYLKALEIIDKRYPPSNYNIYPFHFSDGDNLTSDNERCVKLIEELMKRSNMFGYGEVNQYNRSSTLMSAYKNIKMDQFMYYVIKEKGEVYQALRTFFRKREGGTVG, encoded by the coding sequence ATGCCGGAACCACGTCAGCCATATTCATTCGTCGTATCCCGTGAAGATTGGTCGCTGCATCGCAAAGGGTACCAAGACCAGCAGCGTCATCAGCAGAAGGTCAAAGATGTGATTAAGCAAAATCTGCCTGATCTGATTACGGAAGAAAATATTATCATGTCAGACGGTAAGCAGATTATTAAAGTGCCGATTCGCAGTCTGGACGAATATCGCTTCATTTATAATTATCAGAAGCAAAAGCATGTAGGCCAAGGGGACGGAGATAGTCAGGTGGGGGATGTCATCGGACGTGATCCTGCTTCCCAGAAGCCCGGTAAAGGCGAGAAAGCCGGGGACCAGCCCGGACACGATATCATGGAGACGGAAGTCAGCATGGAAGAACTGGAAGATATGCTGTTCGAGGACATGGAATTACCGCATTTGCAGCAGAAAGACAAGGAACAGATTGAGGTTGAGTCCATCGTATTCAATGATATACGCAAAAAAGGCATGCAGGCCAACATTGACAAGAAGCGAACGATTCTCGAAAATCTGCGTCGCAACGCCCGCGAGGGCAATCCGGGCATTCATCATATCAGTCCGGACGATCTCCGTTATAAAACATGGGAGGAAAAAACCATCCCCCAATCCAACGCGGTGATCATTGCGATGATGGATACTTCAGGCTCAATGGGATCTTTTGAAAAATATTGCGCCCGCAGCTTCTTTTTCTGGATGACCCGCTTTTTGCGCCGTCAATATGAAAAGGTGGAGATTGTCTTTCTGGCGCATCATACCGAAGCCAAAGAGGTTACGGAGGAAGAATTTTTCACCCGTGGAGAAAGTGGCGGCACCATCTGCTCTTCGGCCTACCTCAAGGCACTGGAGATTATCGACAAGCGCTATCCTCCTTCCAACTACAATATTTATCCCTTCCATTTCTCGGACGGCGACAATCTGACCTCGGACAACGAGCGGTGCGTGAAGCTAATCGAGGAGCTTATGAAGCGCAGCAACATGTTCGGCTATGGAGAAGTGAATCAATATAACCGCAGCAGCACACTGATGTCGGCCTATAAGAACATTAAAATGGATCAGTTTATGTATTACGTTATCAAGGAAAAGGGCGAGGTATACCAAGCCTTACGCACCTTTTTTCGCAAACGGGAAGGGGGAACGGTGGGATGA
- a CDS encoding SpoVR family protein gives MSTDQKELEYAITEIMEIANGFGLDYYPMRYEICPADIVYTFGAYGMPTRFSHWSFGKTFHKMKMQYDFGLSKIYELVINSNPCYAFLLEGNSLVQNKLIVAHVLAHCDFFKHNARFSASNRNMVESMSATADRINGYEMEYGSKVVESFIDSVLAIQEHIDPQLIKPQHLDKQRYMELKIREQKEPGKRQRPDGPYDDLWSLDMVKLQPDSTESEGIQIRQFPPEPEKDVVWFIQEFSEVLEDWQRDIMTMLRDEMLYFWPQMETKIMNEGWASYWHQRIVRELDLTGDETVEFALLNASVVQPSKQSLNPYYLGLKIFEDIEKRWDNPTREEQERQGRKPGEGRAKMFEVREFDSDTSFIRNYMTKQLTEDLDLYVFEKRGPDWKITDKSWENIRDQLVFSRVNGGSPYIVVEDGDYLHTGELKLKHQFEGIELDLKYMERTLPYVYQLWGRTVHLETMIEGKLALFSYDGKKHHRKFV, from the coding sequence ATGAGCACCGACCAGAAAGAGCTGGAATACGCGATAACAGAAATTATGGAGATTGCAAATGGATTCGGGCTCGATTACTATCCGATGCGGTATGAGATTTGTCCGGCGGATATTGTATACACGTTCGGGGCCTATGGGATGCCCACGCGCTTCAGCCACTGGAGTTTTGGAAAAACGTTTCACAAGATGAAGATGCAGTACGATTTTGGCCTGAGCAAAATCTATGAGCTGGTCATCAACTCCAATCCCTGCTACGCCTTCCTGCTGGAGGGAAATTCTTTGGTTCAAAATAAACTGATTGTCGCCCATGTGCTGGCGCACTGTGATTTTTTCAAGCACAACGCCCGCTTCTCAGCTTCCAACCGCAATATGGTGGAGAGTATGTCCGCTACGGCAGACCGAATTAACGGTTATGAAATGGAATACGGTTCGAAGGTCGTCGAATCCTTCATTGATTCAGTACTGGCTATACAGGAGCATATTGATCCGCAGTTGATCAAACCGCAGCATCTGGATAAACAGCGATATATGGAGCTTAAAATCCGTGAGCAAAAGGAACCGGGAAAACGGCAGCGCCCAGACGGTCCTTACGATGATCTGTGGTCACTGGACATGGTGAAGCTACAGCCGGATTCGACGGAAAGCGAAGGCATCCAGATACGACAGTTCCCGCCTGAACCGGAGAAGGATGTCGTATGGTTTATTCAGGAATTTTCGGAAGTGCTGGAGGACTGGCAGCGGGATATTATGACGATGCTGCGGGACGAAATGCTGTATTTCTGGCCCCAAATGGAGACTAAAATTATGAATGAAGGCTGGGCCTCCTATTGGCATCAGCGGATTGTCAGGGAATTGGATTTGACCGGGGATGAAACTGTTGAATTTGCACTGCTGAATGCTTCTGTCGTACAGCCTTCCAAGCAAAGCCTGAATCCGTATTATTTGGGGCTTAAAATATTTGAGGATATTGAAAAGCGATGGGATAACCCAACCCGTGAAGAGCAGGAGCGACAAGGACGAAAACCGGGCGAAGGACGCGCTAAAATGTTCGAGGTACGGGAGTTTGACTCAGACACCTCTTTTATACGCAATTACATGACCAAGCAACTGACGGAGGATTTGGATCTGTACGTATTCGAGAAACGGGGACCGGATTGGAAAATCACAGATAAATCGTGGGAAAACATACGGGACCAGCTCGTATTCTCGCGTGTGAATGGTGGCTCTCCTTATATCGTCGTTGAGGATGGAGATTATCTGCACACTGGCGAATTGAAGCTCAAGCACCAGTTTGAAGGGATTGAGCTGGATTTAAAATATATGGAGCGTACGCTTCCGTATGTGTATCAGCTGTGGGGGCGGACCGTTCATTTGGAAACGATGATTGAAGGCAAGCTGGCCTTATTCTCATACGATGGCAAGAAGCACCATCGCAAGTTTGTATAA
- a CDS encoding AzlD domain-containing protein, whose amino-acid sequence MNIDPNVMYIIIGGMVVTAIPRIIPFVVLQKLALPKPVLQWLSYIPICIFTALVMEHLLVRTEGSVTFNWQVLIAILPTLVTALWSKNLLATVIVGIVSMAVVRLLWLG is encoded by the coding sequence ATGAACATTGATCCCAACGTCATGTACATCATTATCGGCGGCATGGTCGTCACAGCCATCCCGAGAATCATTCCCTTCGTCGTACTGCAAAAGCTGGCTCTGCCCAAACCAGTGCTCCAATGGCTGTCCTACATCCCTATTTGCATTTTTACGGCGCTCGTCATGGAACATCTGCTCGTCCGAACGGAAGGCTCCGTCACTTTTAATTGGCAAGTGCTTATTGCGATCCTTCCTACACTAGTGACTGCCTTATGGAGCAAAAACCTGCTGGCTACCGTTATTGTCGGTATTGTGAGTATGGCTGTAGTTCGGCTGCTATGGCTGGGATAG
- a CDS encoding AzlC family ABC transporter permease yields the protein MSIASGLSETERDPLHFLQGVKDCIPTLLGYVCIGFAAGIVGASSGVSTMEIALMSALVYAGASQFIMCSMLAASSPPSVIILTTFIVNARHLLLSASLAPYFSKYSLWKNIGIGVLLTDESFGVASDKLAKGGQVSDRWMNGLNITAYLVWIASCVAGGILGNWISRPEAFGLDFALPAMFLALLISQLQSVQISKLKHRLLLVLCMAVLMYLLSWWVPSHIAVIVATVMTATIGVLTDK from the coding sequence ATGTCTATAGCTTCGGGGTTGAGCGAAACGGAGCGCGATCCACTCCACTTTTTACAAGGAGTCAAGGATTGTATCCCTACGTTGCTCGGTTATGTGTGTATTGGCTTCGCGGCAGGCATTGTGGGGGCCTCGTCAGGTGTGAGCACGATGGAAATTGCCCTGATGTCGGCGCTTGTGTACGCAGGAGCTTCCCAATTTATTATGTGTTCGATGCTGGCTGCGTCCAGTCCCCCCTCTGTCATTATTTTAACGACATTCATTGTGAATGCCCGCCACCTGTTGTTAAGCGCATCGTTGGCTCCTTATTTCTCAAAATATTCATTGTGGAAAAACATAGGCATCGGCGTACTGTTGACAGACGAATCCTTTGGGGTAGCGTCGGATAAATTGGCTAAAGGCGGGCAGGTAAGCGATCGCTGGATGAACGGGCTTAATATCACCGCTTACCTCGTCTGGATTGCCTCCTGTGTGGCAGGAGGGATTCTCGGGAACTGGATTTCCCGGCCAGAGGCATTTGGTCTGGATTTTGCCTTGCCAGCAATGTTTCTGGCTCTGCTTATTTCCCAGTTGCAAAGCGTCCAGATCTCCAAGCTCAAGCACCGTCTGCTGCTCGTGCTGTGTATGGCTGTTCTGATGTACCTTTTGTCCTGGTGGGTGCCGTCGCATATCGCCGTCATTGTAGCTACTGTGATGACCGCAACGATTGGAGTGTTAACCGACAAATGA